A single genomic interval of Terriglobus albidus harbors:
- a CDS encoding vWA domain-containing protein, translating to MKTTRYKKYEGDLASELGLEELMEALGDFLLDSGFQNPYAEFNEMNLDQTLDDLREAIRQLLENGDFLDEQTQQQYDEMSAEQQESLVDRLVERMQNENMIRTDAETSDRTQQSTAPGEVGRNESQVRFEVTDKSMDFLGYKALRNLLGSMGRANFGRHDTIQEASGVEASGSSKPYEFGDTLNLDVTATLKSAIEREGLSMPLNIEYSDLYVHQSEFQASCDTVVMLDCSHSMILYGEDRFTPAKRVAMALSHLTRTQFPGDSLHLVLFHDSAEEIPISQLGRVKVGPWYTNTREGFKVARRILSRSNKQMKQIVMITDGKPSALTLPDGRIYKNAFGLDPLVVSETLEEVGRCKRSGIQINTFMLTNDFALVQFVQKVTAMCRGKAYFTTPQTLGSYLLMDFMQRRMRTVH from the coding sequence ATGAAGACGACGCGCTACAAGAAGTATGAGGGCGACCTGGCCAGCGAGCTTGGCCTTGAAGAGCTGATGGAAGCGCTCGGCGATTTTCTGCTCGATTCCGGCTTCCAGAACCCTTACGCCGAATTCAATGAGATGAATCTCGACCAGACGCTCGACGACCTGCGCGAGGCCATCCGCCAGTTGCTGGAGAACGGCGACTTCCTCGACGAGCAGACACAGCAGCAGTACGACGAGATGTCTGCCGAACAGCAGGAGAGCCTGGTCGACCGCCTGGTCGAGCGCATGCAGAACGAGAACATGATCCGCACCGATGCGGAGACCTCGGACAGGACGCAGCAGTCCACGGCGCCAGGCGAGGTCGGCCGCAACGAGTCGCAGGTCCGCTTCGAGGTCACCGACAAGTCGATGGACTTTCTCGGATACAAGGCCCTGCGCAATCTGCTTGGCTCTATGGGCCGCGCCAACTTCGGTCGTCATGACACGATCCAGGAAGCATCTGGTGTCGAGGCCAGCGGATCGTCCAAGCCCTATGAGTTTGGCGACACGCTCAATCTCGACGTAACTGCTACGCTGAAGTCCGCCATTGAACGCGAAGGACTGAGCATGCCTCTGAACATTGAGTACAGCGATCTGTACGTGCATCAGTCAGAGTTCCAGGCATCTTGCGACACGGTAGTGATGCTCGACTGCTCGCATTCGATGATCCTCTATGGTGAAGACCGCTTTACGCCGGCGAAGCGAGTCGCCATGGCGCTCTCGCACCTGACGCGTACGCAGTTCCCCGGTGACTCGCTGCACCTGGTGCTCTTTCATGATTCAGCCGAGGAGATTCCTATCTCGCAGCTTGGCCGCGTGAAGGTGGGCCCCTGGTATACGAACACCCGCGAGGGCTTCAAGGTCGCCCGCCGCATTCTTTCCCGCTCCAACAAGCAGATGAAGCAGATCGTAATGATCACGGACGGTAAGCCTTCGGCGCTGACCCTGCCTGACGGACGTATTTATAAGAATGCGTTTGGGCTTGATCCTCTTGTTGTCTCTGAGACGCTGGAAGAGGTGGGACGGTGCAAGCGATCCGGCATTCAGATCAATACCTTCATGCTCACCAATGATTTTGCCCTGGTGCAATTTGTGCAGAAGGTGACCGCGATGTGCCGTGGGAAGGCGTACTTCACCACGCCGCAGACGCTGGGGAGTTATCTGTTGATGGATTTCATGCAGCGGCGGATGAGAACTGTTCATTAG
- a CDS encoding Mrp/NBP35 family ATP-binding protein — MGHMGHGAPQGPQRLPGIANVIAIGSGKGGVGKTTTSVNLAIALAKLGYRVGLVDADIYGPNVPIMLGTQRQPNVVGENRIEPIQAHGVKFISIGLISPGDKPMVMRGPMLHQIIRQFLQQVEWGELDYLVVDLPPGTGDVVISLVQTVPLTGAVVVSTGSSVALQDARKALEMFHQVNVEVLGMVENMSQMRMPDGTMLDVFGAGGTEQTARQFGLPFLGSVDLDPEIRSSGDRGLPVALGGETSERAKGFYEIARNVISRAAEVSAKSDDVLEIT; from the coding sequence ATGGGACACATGGGACATGGCGCGCCTCAGGGCCCGCAGAGATTGCCTGGAATTGCCAACGTCATTGCCATCGGCAGCGGTAAGGGTGGCGTAGGAAAAACCACAACGAGCGTGAACCTGGCCATCGCGCTTGCGAAGCTCGGGTATCGTGTCGGCCTGGTAGATGCCGATATCTATGGCCCGAACGTGCCCATCATGCTGGGAACACAGCGCCAGCCGAACGTAGTCGGTGAGAACCGCATTGAGCCTATTCAGGCACACGGGGTTAAGTTCATCTCCATCGGCCTCATCTCGCCTGGCGACAAGCCAATGGTGATGCGCGGACCGATGCTGCACCAGATCATCCGTCAGTTCCTGCAGCAGGTGGAGTGGGGAGAGCTGGATTACCTTGTGGTCGACCTGCCTCCGGGAACCGGCGATGTGGTGATCTCGCTGGTACAGACAGTACCTCTGACCGGCGCCGTGGTGGTCTCAACGGGCTCCAGTGTGGCGCTGCAGGACGCGCGTAAGGCGCTGGAGATGTTCCACCAGGTAAATGTCGAAGTCCTCGGTATGGTGGAAAACATGAGTCAGATGCGTATGCCCGACGGCACGATGCTGGACGTCTTCGGCGCCGGGGGAACGGAGCAGACAGCACGGCAGTTCGGTCTGCCGTTCCTCGGCAGCGTCGATCTCGATCCCGAAATTCGCTCCAGTGGAGACCGCGGTCTTCCCGTGGCTCTCGGAGGGGAGACTTCCGAACGTGCAAAGGGCTTCTATGAGATCGCCCGCAACGTCATCTCCCGTGCAGCCGAGGTAAGCGCCAAGTCTGACGACGTGCTCGAGATCACCTAG
- the dnaJ gene encoding molecular chaperone DnaJ, giving the protein MSATANVKIDYYEVLEVSRTATDTELKAAYRKMALKYHPDRNPDNADAEERFKACSEAYQVLSDPNKRAAYDRFGHAGVSGAGAGGGFTGSPFGDAQDLGDIFGDLFGEMFGGGRGGSRPTREQRGRDLRYDLKIEFEDAAFGKEQEIKIRRMEICDDCHGSGAARGKQPITCPHCGGRGQVRMQQGFFSIARTCTSCQGTGTLIVDPCPTCRGESRVQREHVILVKIPAGVEDGTRIRYGGEGEAGRFGGPSGDLYVVLTVKAHAFFERDGDDLHCSMPISFPQAALGAELEVPTLEGPATIKIPEGTQSGKVIKLKGKGVPHLNASGKGDLLVEIRVQTPTKLSKQQRELLEQLSESMLIENAPHGRGIFDKMKDIFS; this is encoded by the coding sequence ATGAGTGCGACGGCTAACGTGAAGATTGATTACTACGAAGTCCTGGAAGTATCGCGGACAGCGACAGATACGGAACTGAAAGCCGCCTATCGCAAGATGGCGCTGAAATATCACCCCGACCGCAATCCGGATAATGCGGACGCCGAAGAACGCTTCAAGGCATGCAGCGAGGCATACCAGGTGCTCAGCGATCCGAACAAGCGCGCCGCGTATGACCGCTTTGGACATGCCGGCGTCAGCGGAGCGGGTGCAGGCGGCGGATTTACCGGCAGCCCCTTCGGTGACGCGCAGGATCTCGGCGATATCTTTGGGGACCTCTTCGGCGAGATGTTCGGCGGTGGGCGCGGCGGCAGCCGTCCGACGCGTGAGCAGCGTGGACGCGATCTTCGTTACGACCTCAAGATCGAGTTCGAAGATGCCGCCTTCGGCAAAGAGCAGGAGATCAAGATCCGCCGGATGGAGATCTGCGACGACTGCCACGGCAGCGGCGCGGCGAGGGGCAAGCAGCCCATCACCTGCCCGCACTGCGGCGGCCGCGGACAGGTACGCATGCAGCAGGGGTTCTTCTCCATCGCTCGTACCTGCACCTCGTGCCAGGGCACTGGAACGTTGATTGTGGATCCGTGTCCAACCTGCCGCGGCGAAAGCCGTGTGCAGCGCGAGCACGTCATCCTGGTGAAGATTCCTGCGGGCGTCGAGGATGGCACACGCATCCGCTATGGCGGCGAAGGCGAGGCTGGACGTTTCGGTGGACCGTCAGGCGACCTGTACGTCGTACTTACGGTGAAGGCACATGCGTTCTTTGAGCGCGATGGCGATGATCTTCACTGCTCCATGCCGATCTCGTTCCCACAGGCGGCTCTCGGTGCAGAGCTGGAAGTGCCTACGCTCGAAGGTCCGGCGACCATCAAGATTCCTGAAGGCACGCAGAGCGGCAAAGTCATCAAGCTGAAGGGTAAGGGGGTACCCCACCTGAACGCCAGTGGTAAGGGCGATCTGTTGGTGGAGATCCGCGTGCAGACGCCGACCAAGCTCAGCAAGCAGCAGCGCGAGCTTCTGGAACAGCTGAGCGAGAGCATGTTGATTGAGAACGCGCCGCATGGCCGCGGCATCTTCGACAAGATGAAGGATATATTCAGCTAA
- a CDS encoding MgtC/SapB family protein: MLYREQSTSGSMVAMLAVQLPVMSPVVTWTDVALRLGLAALASAGIGFNRDERSHPAGLRTIMLVCLAATLAGLQANLVLPTVGKALNSFVQIDPMRLPLGVLTGIGFIGAGAIVRRDNFITGLTTAATIWIVTILGILFGLGQLVLASIGSVLALIILWLLRYVDDVLPRKRRGTLAVSITYTPTIETEVMFLLASTGFKADRWHVMHDEVNGITTLRCDITWNTRGGHQPHTPRPFTELRALPGLRTFSWEE; encoded by the coding sequence ATGCTCTATCGCGAACAGTCCACCTCGGGTAGCATGGTGGCCATGCTTGCTGTCCAACTGCCTGTAATGTCTCCTGTGGTGACGTGGACGGATGTCGCGTTGCGCCTGGGACTGGCTGCCCTGGCTTCCGCTGGGATTGGCTTCAATCGTGATGAACGCTCGCACCCCGCCGGACTTCGCACCATCATGCTGGTCTGCCTGGCGGCAACACTCGCTGGATTGCAGGCGAATCTCGTTCTGCCGACGGTAGGCAAGGCGCTCAACTCATTTGTCCAGATCGACCCGATGCGTTTACCGCTCGGCGTTCTGACTGGTATCGGTTTCATCGGTGCAGGTGCAATTGTGCGCCGTGACAATTTCATCACGGGTCTCACGACAGCAGCGACCATCTGGATCGTCACTATCCTGGGCATCCTGTTCGGCCTCGGTCAGCTCGTCCTGGCCAGCATCGGCTCTGTCCTGGCGCTCATCATCCTTTGGCTGCTGCGGTACGTCGATGACGTACTGCCGCGGAAGCGTCGCGGAACGTTAGCGGTATCGATTACGTATACGCCGACCATCGAGACCGAGGTGATGTTCCTGCTGGCCTCGACAGGATTCAAAGCGGACCGCTGGCATGTGATGCACGATGAGGTCAACGGAATCACCACGTTGCGATGCGACATCACCTGGAACACCAGGGGAGGACACCAGCCGCATACGCCACGACCGTTCACGGAACTGCGAGCACTTCCAGGACTTCGGACCTTCTCCTGGGAAGAGTAG
- a CDS encoding tetratricopeptide repeat protein, whose product MDKIAALTEILTQDPANAFARYGLAMEHLGKGDTDAALREFQTLREHQPDYVPGHQMAAQTLIKLGRYSEARERLEAGLAAAEKTGNGHALSELSGLLADLP is encoded by the coding sequence ATGGACAAGATTGCCGCACTGACCGAGATTCTCACTCAGGACCCCGCCAACGCCTTCGCACGCTACGGACTCGCCATGGAGCACCTGGGTAAGGGCGATACGGACGCTGCCCTCCGTGAATTTCAGACATTGCGCGAGCACCAGCCTGATTACGTTCCGGGACATCAGATGGCGGCACAGACACTGATCAAGCTGGGCCGCTACAGTGAAGCGCGCGAGCGGCTGGAAGCGGGGCTCGCAGCGGCAGAGAAGACCGGTAACGGGCATGCGCTGTCAGAGCTCTCCGGTCTTCTGGCAGACCTTCCCTAA
- a CDS encoding class I SAM-dependent methyltransferase — protein sequence MVQVMNISATQLIFDTTAATYDQDRAKLIPSHDDFYGWAIRLIPPAAKTIIDLGAGTGILTALIRQHFPEAQIHLVDLSPSMLGIARERLAHDGGIYFHQLDYTRDALPGDACAVVSALSIHHSTDEAKQQVFRAAFKALKLRGVFINADQVAGSVPAVTDRYHELWLRQVRVNGATEDQIKASLYRMTDDKCSPVEEQLHWMREAGFADADCWFKEARFAVMAGTHV from the coding sequence ATGGTTCAGGTCATGAACATCAGCGCTACGCAACTTATCTTCGATACCACCGCCGCCACCTACGACCAGGACCGTGCAAAGCTGATCCCCTCGCACGACGATTTCTACGGCTGGGCCATCCGCCTGATTCCTCCCGCAGCGAAAACCATCATCGACCTCGGAGCCGGTACCGGCATTCTGACAGCGCTTATCCGGCAGCACTTTCCGGAGGCGCAGATTCATCTCGTCGATCTCTCGCCATCGATGCTCGGGATCGCTCGCGAGCGTCTCGCGCATGACGGCGGCATCTATTTCCACCAGCTTGACTACACCCGCGACGCCCTCCCCGGTGACGCCTGTGCGGTCGTCTCTGCCCTTTCGATCCATCACTCAACGGACGAAGCAAAGCAGCAGGTCTTCCGTGCCGCCTTCAAGGCATTGAAACTGCGCGGCGTGTTCATCAATGCCGATCAGGTGGCCGGATCTGTGCCCGCCGTCACCGATCGCTACCATGAGCTCTGGCTGCGTCAGGTGAGGGTGAATGGAGCGACAGAAGACCAGATCAAAGCGAGTCTCTACCGCATGACCGATGACAAGTGCTCTCCGGTCGAGGAGCAACTGCACTGGATGCGTGAGGCAGGTTTTGCTGACGCCGACTGCTGGTTCAAGGAGGCCCGCTTCGCTGTGATGGCCGGTACACACGTATAG
- a CDS encoding quinone oxidoreductase family protein, with protein sequence MKSALVTSYAQLPAFNDVQDPVPSENETLIRVTAAGIHPIVKALANGTHYGSTGKFPFVPGVDGVGTAPDGRRVFFGIARPPFGSMAQYTLAGDFMIDLPESVDDAFAAAAANPAMSSWAALSMRAKFQPGESVLILGATGAAGQLAVQIAKHLGARRVVACGRNAAALEELTALGADATISLMLSPEDLIEAFRNEIATNGVDVVLDYLWGAPAEAMLSAIAHKGLSHHAPRIRFIQIGSSAGPAISLPASHLRSSGVELLGSGFGSASMDELRIAIKQFFEACSRKPFQTKFVSRPLEEVTGAWTEPNEPRVVLRP encoded by the coding sequence ATGAAATCCGCACTCGTCACGTCGTACGCCCAGCTGCCCGCTTTCAACGACGTTCAGGACCCCGTTCCTTCTGAAAACGAGACTCTGATCAGGGTAACGGCAGCCGGAATTCACCCCATCGTGAAGGCACTTGCCAACGGAACACACTACGGCAGTACCGGCAAGTTTCCGTTTGTTCCGGGCGTAGACGGCGTGGGAACGGCACCTGACGGCAGACGCGTCTTCTTCGGCATTGCCCGCCCACCTTTCGGATCGATGGCTCAGTACACTCTGGCCGGCGACTTCATGATTGACCTTCCGGAGAGTGTGGACGATGCCTTCGCCGCTGCGGCCGCGAACCCAGCGATGTCGTCATGGGCAGCACTGTCCATGCGTGCGAAGTTTCAACCGGGCGAGTCAGTGCTGATCCTCGGTGCTACCGGCGCCGCGGGACAGCTCGCCGTGCAGATTGCAAAACATCTTGGAGCGCGGCGAGTTGTTGCATGCGGCAGAAATGCGGCGGCCCTGGAAGAGCTTACGGCCCTGGGTGCAGATGCGACGATCTCGCTGATGCTTTCTCCGGAAGACCTTATCGAGGCATTCCGCAATGAGATTGCAACCAACGGCGTCGATGTTGTCCTCGACTATCTTTGGGGAGCGCCTGCGGAGGCCATGCTGAGTGCCATCGCGCATAAGGGCCTCTCGCATCACGCCCCACGCATCCGGTTTATCCAGATTGGCTCATCCGCTGGACCGGCGATCTCACTGCCGGCATCTCATCTCCGTTCAAGCGGAGTTGAGTTGTTGGGCTCGGGCTTCGGTTCGGCCTCAATGGATGAGCTCCGCATCGCCATCAAACAGTTCTTTGAAGCCTGCAGCAGAAAGCCCTTTCAGACGAAGTTCGTATCGCGTCCGTTGGAAGAGGTTACCGGTGCATGGACTGAACCGAATGAGCCGCGTGTCGTTCTTCGTCCCTAG
- the hrcA gene encoding heat-inducible transcriptional repressor HrcA: MTANLSLRKLAVLTAIVEEYVSSGEPVSSQAVVRNAVGEISGLSSATIRNLMVDLSDDGLLEQPHTSAGRIPTASGFRVYVERIRSGQASLLEQSRVAIDQQLQGVGNTQNFLERTSRVLAALSSGVGIAFASARISDQLEHIYFSRLGSGRVMAVVVTRPGVVRDRMLTVSHDLTVSDLERAASYLNENFRGWTLDAIRGELGLRIESERSEYHQLLARVKELWGQALPSGETVVQTVYVDGVANLVASHADRDRLRAMMQALETKQRLIDLLNAYIDAQQKSVRVIFDLEEHAPGMEGLVLVAAPASVAGETRGALAVIGPQRMRYEQTMGAVSYVAHLFDRMLHTGGTTELP, encoded by the coding sequence GTGACTGCAAATCTCTCTCTACGCAAGCTGGCTGTACTTACGGCCATCGTGGAGGAGTATGTCTCATCGGGCGAGCCGGTCTCGTCTCAGGCGGTTGTGCGGAATGCCGTCGGTGAGATCTCAGGGTTGAGCTCCGCGACCATCCGCAATCTGATGGTCGACCTCTCTGACGATGGCCTCCTGGAGCAGCCGCATACATCCGCTGGACGCATTCCTACCGCGTCCGGATTCCGTGTCTATGTTGAACGTATCCGCTCCGGACAGGCAAGCTTGCTTGAACAGTCGCGCGTTGCGATCGATCAGCAGTTGCAGGGAGTCGGTAATACCCAGAACTTTCTGGAACGCACCAGCCGGGTTCTTGCCGCGCTCTCCAGTGGCGTTGGCATCGCATTTGCCAGCGCGCGCATCAGCGACCAGTTGGAGCACATCTATTTCTCGCGCCTGGGCTCCGGCCGTGTGATGGCTGTCGTCGTAACCCGGCCAGGCGTCGTGCGCGATCGCATGCTGACGGTAAGTCACGATCTGACTGTCTCTGACCTGGAGCGCGCGGCGAGCTATCTGAATGAAAACTTTCGCGGATGGACGCTCGATGCCATTCGAGGAGAGCTGGGACTTCGCATTGAAAGCGAGCGTAGCGAATACCACCAGCTTCTCGCCCGCGTGAAAGAGCTCTGGGGACAGGCGCTGCCTTCCGGTGAGACCGTGGTGCAGACCGTATACGTGGATGGCGTCGCCAACCTGGTGGCCAGCCATGCGGATAGAGATCGTCTACGCGCCATGATGCAGGCGCTCGAGACCAAACAGCGGTTGATCGATCTGTTGAACGCCTATATCGACGCGCAGCAGAAGAGCGTTCGCGTCATCTTCGATCTGGAAGAGCATGCTCCCGGAATGGAGGGGTTGGTTCTAGTAGCCGCTCCTGCATCGGTAGCCGGGGAAACCCGGGGAGCGCTGGCCGTCATCGGACCCCAACGAATGCGTTACGAGCAGACGATGGGCGCCGTCAGCTACGTCGCGCATCTCTTCGACCGGATGCTCCACACCGGCGGCACCACAGAGTTGCCCTGA
- a CDS encoding RsmE family RNA methyltransferase, with protein MTRRRWIADRWNDERTSASLLGEQAQHLARVLRAEVGQTFDVVAGGFLHRATVASVSEDEVRFDLHEEQEIDHALPVHLLLAIFKFDRMEWAIEKATELGVERITPILARRTEKHLAQAAAKRVERWRRIALEASKQSRRASVPEIGDPVTLKAALGKETFTIKILLSETEQQTTIASALRQAEATALAIGPEGGWTPEEMALFQQHTWTPVTIGPRILRAETAAIAALAIAGAFL; from the coding sequence ATGACACGACGCCGCTGGATTGCCGATCGATGGAATGACGAACGAACCTCTGCTTCCCTGCTGGGAGAACAAGCGCAACACCTCGCGCGGGTCTTGCGCGCCGAGGTCGGTCAGACCTTTGACGTCGTTGCAGGCGGCTTTCTGCATCGCGCAACCGTAGCAAGTGTCAGCGAGGATGAGGTTCGTTTCGACCTGCACGAAGAGCAGGAGATCGACCATGCACTTCCGGTTCATCTGCTGCTGGCGATCTTCAAGTTCGACCGTATGGAGTGGGCCATCGAAAAAGCCACGGAACTCGGCGTCGAGCGCATCACTCCCATTCTGGCTCGCCGCACGGAGAAACACCTGGCACAAGCCGCGGCCAAACGTGTCGAGCGCTGGCGCCGCATCGCGCTGGAAGCCAGCAAGCAGTCACGCCGCGCATCCGTTCCCGAGATCGGCGATCCCGTGACCTTGAAGGCTGCTCTCGGCAAAGAAACCTTCACAATCAAAATCCTGCTGTCGGAGACAGAACAGCAGACCACCATCGCTTCCGCACTTCGCCAGGCTGAGGCCACCGCACTCGCCATCGGTCCCGAAGGCGGATGGACGCCTGAGGAGATGGCGCTCTTCCAACAACACACCTGGACCCCGGTGACCATCGGTCCCAGAATTCTTCGGGCAGAGACGGCTGCCATTGCAGCGCTGGCGATCGCCGGAGCTTTCCTATAG
- a CDS encoding acyl-CoA thioesterase, translated as MQEKRQRTVVESQAERSEVIFPADANGLGNLFGGRLMQFIDLVGAVAAYRHARATTVVTASMDSLDFVAPVHVGEVLILRASVNRAFRTSMEVGVKAMVEDPKSGELRHVSSAYLTYVAVDEKGNPVPVDCILPETEHQKRRYEDALKRREARSGETERKKRVRKSLETGWYL; from the coding sequence ATGCAAGAGAAGCGACAGCGTACGGTCGTCGAAAGTCAGGCCGAGCGCAGCGAAGTGATCTTTCCCGCCGATGCAAATGGGCTCGGCAACCTCTTCGGCGGACGTCTGATGCAGTTTATTGATCTGGTAGGTGCAGTTGCCGCCTACCGGCATGCACGAGCGACGACAGTCGTCACCGCCAGTATGGACTCGCTCGATTTCGTCGCACCGGTTCACGTGGGCGAGGTGCTGATTTTGAGGGCGAGCGTTAACCGTGCCTTCCGCACCTCCATGGAGGTTGGCGTCAAGGCGATGGTGGAAGATCCGAAGAGCGGCGAACTTCGTCATGTCTCCTCGGCGTACCTCACCTATGTGGCCGTCGACGAGAAAGGGAATCCCGTCCCGGTGGATTGCATCCTTCCTGAGACGGAGCATCAGAAGCGCCGCTATGAGGATGCACTGAAGCGGCGCGAGGCGCGCAGCGGCGAAACGGAGCGCAAGAAGCGCGTCCGCAAAAGTCTTGAAACCGGCTGGTATCTCTAA
- the grpE gene encoding nucleotide exchange factor GrpE translates to MSQETEMQEQAVAAPVEGTEAATAAELETVKAERDSLVDRLARLQAEFDNFRKREAKERSEFRDYAVSNAVEHFLPVLDNFQLALKSQGSAEQLRSGVELILKQMEEALKTLGVTPVETVGAQFDPRFHEALGSVETSEYPDHQVLEEVRRGYRIKDKLLRPAMVKIAVNHAQVND, encoded by the coding sequence ATGAGTCAAGAAACTGAGATGCAGGAGCAGGCGGTAGCTGCTCCCGTGGAAGGAACCGAAGCCGCCACCGCGGCTGAGCTGGAGACAGTGAAGGCAGAGCGTGACAGCCTGGTGGACCGTCTTGCCCGGCTGCAGGCGGAGTTCGATAACTTCCGCAAGCGTGAAGCCAAAGAGCGTTCGGAGTTCCGGGACTATGCCGTCTCGAACGCCGTGGAACACTTCCTGCCCGTGCTGGACAACTTCCAGCTTGCGCTGAAGTCGCAGGGAAGCGCGGAGCAGCTTCGCTCCGGTGTCGAGTTGATTCTGAAGCAGATGGAAGAGGCGTTGAAGACATTGGGCGTTACCCCGGTCGAGACCGTCGGAGCGCAGTTTGACCCGCGCTTCCATGAGGCTCTGGGGTCGGTTGAAACTTCCGAGTATCCCGATCATCAGGTACTTGAGGAAGTGCGGCGCGGATACCGCATCAAAGACAAACTGCTGCGCCCGGCGATGGTAAAGATCGCCGTCAATCATGCGCAGGTAAACGACTGA
- a CDS encoding magnesium chelatase — protein sequence MHEAYTCGMPVPTNLPLTLGALKKSEWTPERVNRSVKDELRENLIARLRSRETIFPGIVGYEDTVIPQIVNAVLSRHNFILLGLRGQAKSRILRALTGLLDSVIPYIAGSELRDNPYKPLSKFSRDLIAEQGDDTPIAWLTPDERYVEKLATPDVTVADLVGDLDPIKAARGGQELSSELTMHYGLLPRSNRGLFIINELPDLAGKIQVALFNIMQEGDVQIKGYPVRLQLDVAIAFSANPEDYTARGKIVTPLKDRIGSEIRTHYPESLEEAITITTQEAWASRPNAEIEIPQYIREVVELIAFLAREDKKVDKRSGVSQRLPISTMELVLSNAERRALMHDETLAVPRIGDIYTALPGITGKIELEYEGEMRGADVIVHDIIRQAVQRSFDKYFANINTQQIEEWFNLGGTVQLNDQQAAAASLKELKQIQGLMDKLEPLGITSKSSPELAVSAAEFLLEGMTAHRRITRSEERSFSAGEKARRNEQAANFHETVREREKERAEWEAKNRTRRGFN from the coding sequence ATGCATGAAGCCTATACTTGTGGCATGCCGGTACCGACGAACCTGCCCCTGACCCTTGGCGCATTGAAGAAGAGCGAGTGGACTCCGGAGCGCGTAAACCGCTCCGTCAAGGATGAGCTACGCGAAAACCTGATTGCGCGTCTGCGCTCCCGGGAGACCATCTTTCCCGGCATCGTTGGTTACGAAGACACCGTCATTCCGCAGATTGTGAATGCCGTGCTGTCGCGGCATAACTTTATCCTTCTCGGGCTGCGCGGTCAGGCCAAGAGCCGTATCCTGCGCGCGTTGACCGGCCTGCTGGATTCTGTCATCCCTTATATCGCCGGATCGGAGCTGCGCGACAATCCGTATAAGCCGCTAAGCAAGTTCTCGCGCGATCTCATCGCGGAACAGGGTGACGACACGCCTATCGCCTGGCTCACACCCGACGAACGCTACGTCGAGAAGCTGGCGACTCCGGATGTCACCGTCGCCGATCTGGTCGGTGACCTCGATCCCATCAAGGCGGCACGCGGCGGACAGGAGCTCTCCTCTGAACTGACCATGCACTATGGTCTTCTGCCCCGCTCCAATCGCGGCCTGTTCATCATCAATGAGCTACCTGACCTTGCCGGTAAGATCCAGGTGGCGCTCTTCAACATCATGCAGGAGGGCGACGTTCAGATTAAGGGCTACCCCGTCCGTCTGCAGCTGGATGTTGCCATTGCCTTCTCCGCCAATCCCGAGGACTATACGGCACGCGGCAAGATTGTAACGCCGCTCAAAGACCGCATCGGCTCCGAGATCCGTACGCACTATCCCGAATCGCTGGAAGAGGCCATTACCATCACCACGCAGGAGGCATGGGCGTCACGCCCCAACGCGGAGATCGAGATTCCGCAGTACATCCGAGAGGTCGTCGAGTTGATCGCCTTCCTGGCCCGTGAAGACAAGAAGGTGGACAAGCGCTCCGGTGTCTCACAGCGCCTGCCGATCTCGACGATGGAGCTTGTTCTATCGAACGCCGAGCGGCGTGCGCTGATGCATGACGAGACTCTGGCCGTGCCTCGGATCGGCGATATCTACACGGCGCTTCCTGGCATCACCGGCAAGATCGAGCTGGAGTACGAAGGCGAGATGCGCGGCGCCGACGTGATTGTGCACGACATCATTCGCCAGGCGGTGCAACGTAGCTTCGACAAGTATTTCGCCAACATCAACACGCAACAGATTGAGGAGTGGTTCAATCTCGGCGGCACGGTTCAGTTGAACGATCAGCAGGCTGCAGCCGCATCCCTGAAAGAACTCAAGCAGATTCAAGGGCTCATGGACAAGCTGGAGCCGCTGGGCATCACCTCAAAGTCGTCTCCAGAACTCGCCGTCTCGGCAGCAGAGTTTCTGCTGGAGGGTATGACGGCGCATCGTCGCATTACCCGCAGCGAAGAACGCAGCTTCTCCGCTGGGGAGAAGGCACGCCGCAATGAGCAGGCGGCGAATTTCCATGAGACAGTGCGCGAACGTGAGAAGGAACGCGCTGAGTGGGAAGCAAAGAACCGGACCAGGCGCGGCTTTAACTAG